TCCCATGAAAAGCTATTTCTAACGTTGTTTCTCGAAAACGTACTAAATACTTGGATAAATGCGTTTCACACGTTTATGATCTgggtgttttagctttgtctactTTAGGGGAGCTTGGcgaagatactttgtgtttttcaagcgtttgaagaattgtttagttaacaACGATGCTAGTAGTGGCTTggctagttttatttttcatagattaggcattaCTATTCAGcaaggagttggagcccagcttgtcgctaggttaccaaccaaaagctttgtatgatCTCTTTTTTAATCAAAATGTTTATTCTATTTTTAGAAGTCATCCTAAAATTGTGTAACCAAACTAATTTCTGACTTTTTCTTTTCTAGGTATCGAGATGAAACTGTAAAATAGTATTCAAACATGATATAAGAATTGCTGACAGACAGACGAAAAGGCGAACTTTACTTTAATAAATATAAGAGACTCATGCAAGACCAAAATGAGAACTCCTTAAAATTAATCTCCAATACCCAAGATCTTATCTGAGACCTTTTATTTACATTTATAAATCTCAGGTGTCGTGCAATTAAAACCTTGACCTCttatattggagatgctcttatgatTCATGTACCAGACACGGATTCGGATAAACACATACTCGATGATTTGAAGTTTCAACTATTCCAATTCTCACAAATAACTTACACACTTTATATCCCTCCTAGAATATCATTTCACATGACTACGTACCAATAAACAATAACCTAGTCTCTCTTATATCCCCACCGTTCACTTTGGGACGGAAACAAATACTTCACCCCAATCCGTATAAGCCAAAGTCCCCTCCATATGACCTTGCAGTGTATACGTTGATTATgcaaaatatcttctttcttaTGAGTTTTTAGGCTAGCAACATGTCTTCTTTTGTTCTTCACAAGAGTCAAACTTATAATTATGTAAAGAAAGTTTTTAAGAAACCGATTTTCAAATGTATATTTCTTTTGGTGGAAAATTTGATCTTCAAATTTGAGTCTACATTGATGGAGAGAATGATACTGGTGGTTATGGATGGTATCCTGGAGGAGGTTGAAGCGGATGGTTTTGGCAATACTCTATTCAATGTTTGTCATGCCTTCCGCAGCTGCAACGGTGGACAACGGTACTGGGATGGTCATCGCTTATCGTTATTCGCTAACATCTAGCGCTTGCTAATTTCGGAGTTTTGCTATCGATGTAAGATGGGGGCTTGGATTGTAGGACTCTGCTGGCCATTGTATTTTTTCTGAATCTTACCCACCTAGCATAAAACTGGACTACCATAATTTACGAGAAGTACCTTGGAGCAATTTACATTGACTTTCTTGTGTCTCCTTGTTTATGAAAAGAAAAAATACCTTTGTCAAGCAAATATAAAGGGACATTGGTGCACATAAATgacaataaaacttttttttttttttgaagggagagacaaaaagaaaaaaaaggaaacaccACACCAAATTTAGAGTTTCGCAACGCTAACTGGCAATTGCAAAACAGGGTCCCAACaatttaactcaattacgaaagtcgatgttgcaatATTTCGCAACGGATTTTGAGCCGTTGCGAATTTCCGGTCGCAACTGTTCAGAACTGTTGCAATGCTGAAAGATCGCAACTGTTTCAAACAGTTGCGTAATTGATGGTCGCAACAGTTCTTAATGGTTGCGAACTGAAATTTCGCAACAGGTTGATGCAGTTGCGAAATTTTTGTAACGCCAGAAAAATGTTGGTTTTGACCACCAGGTTTTGGCCGGTCAAAACCAGGTAAATATTAGAGTTCCCAGTCGTAAAATCAAGTTTCCCCTGTTCATTTGAAAATATAATTAATCCAACACAAGTATCAAGAAAGTTTTCTTATTAATTCACCATGATGAACTCATACACAAAGTATGAAGCACATTACAAAAATCATATAAATCTATAAATTCAATATCACATCAAGGTTCTTACATAACAATTTAAAGGAAAAAGAACTCACATTCTTTAGAACTACGGAAACCAGCTACCTAGGTGAACATCTCTGCTGCATCATGAGGAATGCCCAAAGGTTTAAGTTTAAGTTGTCACCATGGATTGTGAGGCATTTCTACTGGAACCAGCAAGAGCAATGTGTTAAATGTCGCACGCCACTTTCACTGAAAATGCAGAAGCTCTGGAGTTATTCATTCCCTTTCTCCGCCATGTATTCATATCAAACCTGTACGGTCAAACGTGGAAGCCTTAATACTTCAATTAACTAAACTTCCTGAACTCAAACCAAAGAGATCATTAAAATACTCATATGAAAGAGCTTTTTTCTTGCTGTTGAGCACTTGAGCCATGCAAATGGGTGACACAAATATGAGTTTCTTCACTAGCACTTGCCTTGTACCTTGAAATCAAGGGCCAACATTTAGAACCAATAACCTTGAAAATCCAGCAGTCTTGGTGAGCTGTCCATGGACTCTGAGGCCCCAATAATGCCTCAAACCACGATGGTTCATGTAAAATAGCCAAAAAGGTAAACAAATATGTTCAGTGTTTGAGTACTTTTGGTATGGCATGAATTTGATTACTCATTTATCAGACCCAACCTAGACTCAACATTcaataagaaacaaaaaaaaaacaaagttccAATCTAACAAGACTTTACCACATGCTATGCCAGAATTTTGTGTTTTCTTGAACACATATTAAGGATCACATTCCGGATACTCTCTAATAAGATTACAGGGTAGTAACTCTGATTGCAGGTAAACCCTAAGCAAGTAACAAATAATAAATGGAGGATAACTGTAAGCTGGAATGGAAGAGCTGGATAATTTGAAAGGTGAGAATGGAAAGACTCACATTAATCGAAGCAAACGAGCTTCTAAATCCAGCGAGGGACCACTTCCAACCTGAAAGACAAGTTCAAACAAGCAAAATGATTAACTACCCGACGATGAACTGATCTAGAGTTCAAAAAGAATACAAGGCATATGACACTGTAAAAGTACCTGACATGAGAAAAGTGGAGATCAACTATAGGGAGCGAACTTCTCTAGTGCTTGACAGTATGGTAAGATAGCCTGGAGGAACAGATAAAAGTTAGGAGTATTAAACAAAGAAGAATTTCTGCTTAATGCATTCGATACACTTCTGAATTACATGGTTCCCATTCTGATCATGTATACCATGAATGATATGACCACCAAGATCAGCAACCATTTTAGTCTGTTGATTTTCAGCTTCTCCTGGTTCAAGAAATTTTGCACACACTTGATGTGCGTTTTCTGGTGGTGGTAAATCCAAGTATTGGGTTCAGATGCAAGGTTATTACAACTAAGGAACAAATGGGACACATACATGACTCAACTCTACCTGATGGATATCTCCAAGAGGATACCATCAGAAGCAACGGAGAAAGCCGACGTACAAAAGACTTGCAGAAGCTCTCCACAAGGATAACAAAATAGACGCTTAGCAGATTAAATCGAACACCCTAGGACAAACAGAACtattgaaaaaaaattattggGAAGCACATAGAAGTTGCATACGTTCTATATGCATATCAGACTAAACAAATGCCAGATATGACACTTATATTCAATATGCTATTCTCACTGTGGTAGGAAACTGAGAAATAGTTCAACTGAAAGACGAAAATATGGCTCCAACAATATACTGAGAAATAACTCGAGCGGGAATCTATACTCTGACCTATAAAGAGACTCAAGTATCCTATGGAAATTAGTTTCATCTAAGAATTTCATTAACAAAAGCCAATAAGCACATGGTGACTGGGGGAGGCATAAAACTAATGAAAAACACGACCAAACATTATGACTTGGGATGAAGCAACATAACACCCAAAGATTTTGAGATGCAATATTGCAAGCAAGCCTAGCTAACAACAATCACAAGAGCATGAACGAATAAGACAAACTTTAAACGGAATATAAATGCTATAACTCAATCAATCTAACATCTTGGAATATACAAATAAATCAATTTTCTAGAATATATGTACGACATATCTAAAGAAAAGGTTTCAAATTAAGTTGAAATATTAATCAACAAGGCAACACTAAAGATATCAAGGTACTCCTACCATAGCCCTTTCAGAAGAATAAAAGGATTAGATTTCCCACAATTGCTTGCGTTCTAAACATAACTTTACCAATAAATATTGGCCCTTCCAGAAAACCAAAATTATAAATACATGTATACAGATTAAAGTTTGAGGATCATGAATTGACCTTCTTTTGTTTACCACCACCAGATTTAGCTGGCTTTGAAGATTTTGGGAGCTAGGGCTTTCTACTCTTTGTTGCCTGCATAAAAAAAGAATACACACAATCAGTAAgacaaaaaatataaaacaaacaaACTGAAAAGATGAGTAGATGCACAATACCAACCATTAAATTGCCATAATGAAGTCTTCTACTATGAAAACCTAATCCTTGGGAAGAATTCTGGCGAGAGGAGAAAAAAAgtagaaatcaaaaccctaattagaaatCACTACAGAGTAGCAGCTAAATATTTATTGTAATTTGAGTAGGTTTACCATTGATTaagaaattaacttgaaaatttaaACATCTGATTGAGGTGGGGCATCATCTCTACCATTATCATAGGCTTGATGAAAACGACTCCTCGAGAGATTGAAAACCCTAACCACCGTGCAATAAAGAGCCATACactaaatcaaatcaatcagCGAAATTAAAGTAGGGCATGTAAGAAATATTAGGGTTTAAAGAAAACCCTAACCTTAAAATATCGAATAACTCCTAAGCTGCAGTTTTCTTTGGGATTCAAACCCTAACCTTGTAAGAAATATTAGGGTTTTTACTTGAGAAAGATCAGATATACAGATTCAACAATATTTTTGTACAGAGAGGGTGAAAGAGAAGagatcggtggtggtggtggtggtggtggtggtggtggtggtgagagaAGGAAGACGTAGAGCTAGGTTTTGctggagaaagaaaaaagaagaaagggaAGAGTGAATGAGAAAGTGATTTATTTCGATAATAACAAGTTAGCCGAATCAGTTTTGATCTGAATGGATGAATAGTCAACTAGACCGACTCAGATGAAAAGTGTAGGCAGCCACACTCATTTTCCACACGCGTACAAGTGGGTTTAGTTGTGAATCGCAACAGAATCACACAGTTGCGAGTTTCGTGACTGTTTCAAATGGTTGCGAACCTTTTGCAACTAAAATTCGCAACTGAAAATTTGCAACAGCTTCAAAGATGTTGCTAATCTGAGTTGATAATCCccgaatttggtgtagtgaaaaagaaaccaaaaacctACAGATAAAGAGAAGCTTCACTCTGAATGAGAGAAGCAATACAAAAAGGAGGGGAAGATAGCCACACATCTTAGGTGTGGTTTGAAACTGTGTGAGCAGCTAAGGAGTGAGCCAAATCGTTGGCCTCCTTTTTGACGAACCTGAACTCAAAGGAGTTAAACCTGTGTAGTCAGTCCCTGATTCTGCTAACTGTGTACTGGATGCGCCATGGGTATGGTAGGTGTGGGCACTTTAGCGTATTGATTATATTTAACGCGTCGCCTTCGATCACAACATCTCGCCGTCCCTGTCTGACTGCCATTTCTGTACCTAATAAAGCCCCATATGCCTCTGCCTCCACTGCATTAGTGAAGATAATCTCACGACTCTGATAGCCTTGGAACCCTGCCTTGTAATCTCTTGCAATAGCACCATACGCAAAGCCTTTAATTCCAGCATCCCCATCGAAATTGATCTTGATCGTGTTGGATTTAGGAGGTTCCCACACGTTCTTTTACGATTCTAAAAACACAGCTTCAGGGAGCATAGGGTTGGACTCAACCGACTTAACTTCCAGATTATACCAGTATATTACTTCTTTGATGATGGCATGTATATCAAACTTTCCCTTATTGAAAATGATGTTGTTTCTGGTTTTCCATATTGCCCAGAACATACAAGCTCCCATTCTCATTTTAGAGTAATCACCACCTTCCTTAAGCCAGCTTGAAATGCATTCTTGAACAATGTCAGTTGGTCTCAGCCCAGTCCTGAGATTCATGGGGGAAGCAAATAGAGCCGCTTGTGTTGCCTGACAGTGAATAAAAAGATGATCGATTGTTTCAGTTTCGTTGTTACACAGTTTGTACTCACTGTTTATTCCTTTGATGTGTTTCTGCATGTTACTTCCAACAGCTAAGCCATTCTTCAGAATTCTCCAAATGAACATCTGCATTTTAGGAGTAATTTTATTTAGCTTCCATAACCTCTTCCATGGGAAATCAGATCTAGTAGATGTAGATGGTTGTCTGTCTGCTAACATTCGGAGGTAGGATTTGGCCGAAAAATCACATGATGGGTGAGGTGTCCATAACAGTTTGTCCCTTGAGTTGGTTTCCGTTGATGAAAGATGAATCTCCATAATCTTCATGACTTCAGACTGGGTGAAGTGTTGCTGCAGCTTTTTTTCATTCCATCTGTGTTCATCTACGATTATCAGATCTTTTACTTTGCTTATATCAGTTGGGTCATTACTGTTGCGTGTAGGAGCTTTCATTGGAAGATTAGGAACCCAGGGATCAGCCCAAATGTTGATATTTGCTCCATTACCAACCTTCCAGCAACATTCATTTCACATTTTCATCTCTGCATTTCAACATAGCACTCCATGTAGTGGAACAGACAGCTGGTTTTTTAGCTTCCCAAAAGGTAACCGTCTTCATATATTTAGATTGCATAAGTTTGGTCCATGGGCACTCGGTTTCTGCGAGAAATTTCCAAACCAGTTTGGCAATCATTTCCTTGTTTAAATTCTGCAGAGGTCTGATACCTAACCCTCCCTGTTCTTTTGAGATTTCCATCTGGTCCCAGTTGATGAAGTGCATCTTCTTAGTGTCTCTCGAGTGGCCCCACCAAAAATTTCTCATCATTCTCGTCATCAATGCCAGATTATTTTTTGGAATAAGAGAGATAGCCATGTAATACGGTGGGATTAGTGCTAGTACATGCTTGATCATGAGTGTCCTCCCTGCATGTGTAAAGTAAGTTCCCTTCCACCCTTCCAGTTTAACATCAAACTTGTCGTTGAGGAACTCATATGTTACAGATTGATGGCCCGGTTTTAAGAGTTGGTGACCAAGATATTTTTCACTGATATCCATTTGCTTGACTCCCAGATTAATATCCACTTCAATTCTTCTATCTTCAGTAACTCCCTTGCTAAAGAGAACAGCAGATTTTTGCATATTTGCCTTTTGTCCAGACCATCCAGCATAGGTATGTAGAATATTCGTCATACTGCATTGTTTTATTATCGAGAGTACCAAACAACAGAAGATCATCTGCGAACATAAGGTGAGAGATAGCAGGTGCATTTTTACAAATTCTATAACCGTTGTACAGGGTGTTTTCTTCCATAGTTCTCATCAACCAGGATAGCCACTGGGAGCAAAGAATATATAAGCTGGGGGACAAGAGACACCTCAATGAAACAATATATTGCCATAATAAAACACCTCACGGAGAGCGTTTATGTATTTAATTTGTTTGTCTGGCTCATCTGGTTTGTcagattcttttatttttttcactttctcttcttttttttttggcatgaATTGCTGAGGTTCCATGTAGTTTTGGTTCTTAGTTAATTATCCTGAATACTGCTTGATTTCATCTTGTAAGTCCTCGTAAATGACTTTTATCACTGGATTAAACCCCGAAGTCCCCACCATCCTAAATTGCACACTAATTTTGATGACTTTCGAAGAGCGCTAAACAAGAGTAACATTATATCAATTCTCATTCATTTTCTTAGAAATTACTAGTTTCCTAGCTCTAGTTAAGCATATAGTTTTGCACCTGCAGTTTTTTTCCCTACACCTTCCCTCTAACGCCTTCTACTCAGGATTTTGATTAGTCACCTAACTCTTCCTTTATATTGAGATCAAGAACACCAACTTCGAACCTTCTCATCCCGGCTCTTCTTAGTCCACAACAAGCCCAAACCCAATATCATAACTGACCAAGTGAAAAAGCCCATCTCCGAGCCCACGTTAATCACATCCCAAGCTAAACCATTTTATATcaactttctcttttttttattacaaATCACCCCAACCGCCCAGCCGAATCAAATTTTTACAGACTAAGCCTTCACCCAATCCCCATTCCCAAGTCAATATTAAATCCAAGATGAACATCTTGGTTTGGAATTGTCAAGGCATCAACAATCCGACCACAATTCAAAATCTAAAGGGACTAATATCATTACACAAATTCGATATCCTATTCTTCTCTGAAACTTTAGCCAATGATCGACCTATATCAGTACTTGCTCAATCCCTTCAATTCCAAAAACTAACCTCAGTTCCCAAGGTGGGTCGAAGAGGCGGACTATGTCTCATGTGGAACAACCTAAACATTCGGGTTCTACTTCAATCCCAAAGTTACATCCACGTCCTTATCACTCCTCCATCCCAACACAACCATGGCTTTGCACATGCATTTACGGTCCT
This genomic stretch from Papaver somniferum cultivar HN1 chromosome 5, ASM357369v1, whole genome shotgun sequence harbors:
- the LOC113279769 gene encoding uncharacterized protein LOC113279769 — encoded protein: MKAPTRNSNDPTDISKVKDLIIVDEHRWNEKKLQQHFTQSEVMKIMEIHLSSTETNSRDKLLWTPHPSCDFSAKSYLRMLADRQPSTSTRSDFPWKRLWKLNKITPKMQMFIWRILKNGLAVGSNMQKHIKGINSEYKLCNNETETIDHLFIHCQATQAALFASPMNLRTGLRPTDIVQECISSWLKEGGDYSKMRMGACMFWAIWKTRNNIIFNKGKFDIHAIIKENVWEPPKSNTIKINFDGDAGIKGFAYGAIARDYKAGFQGYQSREIIFTNAVEAEAYGALLGTEMAVRQGRRDVVIEGDALNIINTLKCPHLPYPWRIQYTVSRIRD